Sequence from the Prosthecobacter debontii genome:
AGGCGGTGCAGGTCTTCACGCTTTTGTTAGCGGCTTGAGAGTAGTGCTGGTCGATGATTTTACGTCCTGCTTCCCGGCCTCCGGTTTCTTTACCGTCGTAGCCATAATGACCGTATTCTTTCATCGGGTCCGCCACGGCGATGACCTGACACTTTTCATTGTTCAGAAAGCTCGGTGTCCAGTCGCCTGCGATAGTGCCCCAGCCGATGCAACCGACGGTGATGCGCTCGGAGGGTGCGGGACGTCCCGGTTTTCCAAAAACACTGTTAGGGACGATGGTTGGGAAGCCCAGCGCCGCGGCACTGGTGGCAAGGAATCGACGGCGTGAAAACTGAGGGTTCATGAAGTGTGATTGTAGTGGGCACTGCCTACGGGCGGCAATAGTGAAGTCAGGCACCCTCCCAGAATTTATCCGCGAGGATTGGCCGGAGGGCACAAAAAAGCCAGTCACCTCATCGATGACTGGCCTTTAGAAAAACGCAGGGAAGGGAGGGATTACTCCACCACTTTGGCGCTCTTGATGACGACAGGCTCGGCAGGCACGTTTTGATGGGGGCCTTTATTACCGGTTTTCACGGCGGCGATTTGGTCCACCACTTCCATGCCTTTGCTCACTTTGCCAAAGACGCAGTAGCCCCAGCCGTCTTGACCAGGATAGTCGAGGAAGGTGTTATCCTTCAGGTTCACGAAGAACTGGCTGGAAGCGCTGTGGGGATTCGGCGTGCGGGCCATGGCCAGGGAGCCACGGACGTTTTTCAAGCCGTTTTTGGCTTCGTTCTGGATCGGGGCTTCGGTTTCCTTCTGCTCCATGTCTGGGGTGAAGCCTCCCCCCTGAATCATGAAGTCTGGGATCACACGGTGAAACACGAGGCCATCATAGTGACCTTTTTTCACATATTTCACAAAGTTGGCCACGGTGCCGGGGGCTTTAGCGGCGTCGAGTTCGATTTCGATGTCACCTTTGGAGGTTTCCATCACAACTTTCACGGGTTTGGTTTCGCTCACGGGGGCAGTTTCCTGGGCTTGGGTTTGACCGGTCGAGCCGACAAAAGTCAATGCAAGAGCGGCAAGAAGCGGAAGATTGAATTTCATAGTTGGGGATAGCAATGAGACATGAGCGTTCGTGTTTGCCAAGAAGAATGTGCGCAAGCAAAATGCACTCACCGCTGCAAAAGGCGCGATCGGCACTGGTTTTGAATAGTTGTCCGGCTATCGGAGTCTGAGGTAAGTAACATGAAAACCAAATTCCTTTCTTTGGCAGGGCTCGCGGCCTGCGTGGCAGCATTGAGTTCCTGCGCGGTGTATGATGAATACGGCTACTACGATGCCCCCGTTGGCGGCCCGGCCTACGTGGATGGCTATGATTATGGCTACGCTCCCGCCTATCCGGCTTATTCCTCCGTTTCGTTCTTCGGCTTTGGCGGTGGCTATCCTTACCGTTATTACGGGCGTGATTATCACCATCATCATCACGATGATCACTATAGCCATCGCTCCTCTTCCGGTAGCCGCTCTTACGCCTCGCGTGTTGCTCGGCCAAGCTCTGCCCGCGGCAGCACTAGCGTGACAGCACCTCGTATCCCGTCTGTTTCGACACCGCGTTCCCTGAGCCGACCTTCGATCAGTGCCTCACCTCGTAGCGGTATTTCTCGCCCCTCGACCAGTTCGGCACGTCCTTCCGTGCGCCCCACGCCGCGGGTTGAGTCGCGTCCTTCCTCCAGTTCACGTCCAACTCGCGTGACCACAGCTTCCTCGACGCGTTCGTCGTCTTCGTCTGGCTCTTCCCGGGATACCCGCCGCAGTCGTTGATCTTGGTTTAGGTCCTCGCGGAGACTTTTCTGAGAGCAGGAGTTGCGATGGCCTGACTGTCGTTCTTCAGAAGTATTTCTTGGAGAACAACAGCCGGGCCATTTGCTGATTGCGATCCAGCAGGCCTTTCAGCTTTTGCTGATGCTCATAGATGGTGGCGTAGTCGTTGGGATACTGCTGCTTGAGCACCTCACATTGTCCATCAAGCTGTTCCACGGCGATCTTGAGTTCTTTCAGCTTGCGGCTCTCATCAGGGGTGATGCGCCCTTCATGGATGGTGTGATGAAGGATATCCGTCTCACGGGTCAGGTAGGCGACTGCGTTGGGCAGCGACTTCGGACCGCCGAGCAGAGCTCCGGAGTTCTGGTCCACCTGAGGGATTTTGGGTTGGAATTGGTTAGGCTTCTGGGGAATGACAGACTGAGGCTCTGGTGGTAAGCCGCCGTCACGCGCATCGATGATCTGTGGTGTGATGAAGAGCATGAGGTTTTTATGGTTCTTGCTCTTGCTGTCGTATTTGAAGGCCTTGCCGAGCAGTGGGATGCTGTGCAGGAAAGGCACGCCGGCTTTCCCCTCACGCTCACGCGCTTCATCCAAGCCGCCCACGGCGACGGTGTAACCTGAGTTCACCTCCACAGGCGCATTGTAGATGCGCGATGAGGCGACGGGGTAGGGATTGCCATTGATCACCTCGGTACTGATGATGCTGGAAACGGTGACGGCCATGTTCAGCAGAATTTTATCGTCGTTCATCCGTTTGGGCAGGATGTTGAGCACGGTGCCGATCGGTAGATAAGCGATGGAAGAGGTCGTCGTGGCACCCGCACCGACGGTGGCAGAGGCGGTGCCATCCAGCACGGGTTGGTTGACCACACTGCGGAAGGACACCTCGCTGTTATTCAGCGTGACCATGCGTGGGTAGGAGGTCATTTGCGTCTCTTCATCTCGGAGCATGGCGCGCAGCTTCACATTGATGTCTTGTGAGCTTAGGATGCCGAGCGCAGGCCAGGCTAATCCTCCTCCAGCCGCGTTGAGGTTGGCCCCGGTGAGCAGGTTGGTTAAGTCCGCACGATACCCCCCATTCGTGGCTGTATTGTTGTACTCCACAATCACTTTTTCCTGACCAGTGGTGGAGTCGGTTTCGGTGGTCACACTGTCCACCGCGCGGAAGTTACCGGTATCAAAGGTGCCGGTCCAATCAATCCCGAACTCACGTTTTGGGTCGCGGGTGGTTTCGATGAACTTCACTTCGATGGCGATGAGCGTCTGCGGTTTATCAGCAGCTTCGAGATAACCTTCCACCCATAGATGCTGCAAGCGGGTGGCCACCACATAGAGGGTGTTGGAGTCTGACATCCAGATGACCTTGGGCTTGCGGTAAGCACTGAGTTCATTGGAGTTTAGGGCTTTCGTTTGATCTCCGCCGACTCCTCCCAGAGCCGCCGCTGCGGCTGCAACATCTCCGCCTTGTCCGCCAGTCTCAGACTCTTCTTTGGGCAGGCTGAGCAGGTCACGAATCGCATTGATGATCTCGCTGCGCCGTACGGAGAAAGTCTCCTGGTTGCCTTGGAGATTCACGCCGCCTCCGCCGGAACTGCCTCCCGAACCACCGACAGGAGTCAGGCCCAAGCCTGACCCCGAGCTGACTCGATCCACCTTTTCAAGAGAGTTGTAGCGAATTTGGTAGGACTTGCCGATCAGTTCCTTGTCGTCAGCCGGACGGATATACCAGATGCCATTATCGGGGATGATAGCCAGTTCGTTAGCCTTGCACAAAGTTTCCAGCACGCGAAAAGGGCTGGAGCGAATGGAGAAGGTGATCTGGCGTGAGCCTTCTGGGCTGTCGTTTGGCAGCGAGAAGAAAGAGATGCCCGCATCCGTGGCTAAAAAGCGGAGCACATCGGAGAGAATGGCGTTCGAGAAGTCATACTGCTGTGGGGGGGCATCCCGCAGTTTCGAGGCCTCAGCCTCATATAGGCTGGAAGAGAAATTAAAAGGGGATCCCCCCAACTGCGCTCGGGCCTGCCTCAGTGGGAAAGCAAGGCTGGCGCCGATAAAGAGGACCAGGAGAGTGAGGCGCGAGGTGTGCATTGAAAACAGGGGATTATAAAAAATATAGTGGATTTGGTTAATTCACTCAAATGCTATTTATCTCCATGATGATAATATTTTCAGTAATACCAAAATATCTGTCTCCCTGGACAAGCTGGGATCGCTCATGGTCAACGGACGCCTCCAACTCAGACTTCAGCAATATCAAAATATGGAAAATATGGGAAATCTCATCCTTAAGGTTGATTTAACCCACAAATTTCGCTATCTTTAAATATTTACCATAAACATCATGGATGTTGCACTGCCAGATCCCTTCTCTCACGGCAGGTCGGACCTTCGGTCCCGATCCGGCTTTTCCGTGATGGAGTTGGTCATTCTGATTGCCATCCTAGGCGTGTTGGTGACCGTGGTGACGGGGGTGATTACCCGCCAGAATGTCGCTCTTAAGGATACCAAGATCACTTCCGACGTGGCAACGCTGAATCAGATGATCGCGATCTACACGTCGGATGGCGGATCCCTCTCGGGGATTACCAGCCCGCAAGCGGTCTTGGATAAACTGAAGCGCACCCTACCTCAATCTGACTGGGCCAAGCATACCGGTCCCGCCTCAGGTCGGCTGCTTGACATCCGGCTGACGGCTCGGGTCACGACTTCCGTGGATCCTGCCGGAAAGGTAAGAGCGAAGTGGGACCCGCAGAAACAACGCTTCGAATTGACGAGCGGCGGAGGCACCGCTGTGAGTGAGTTTTATCTGGATCCGTCTCTGGGGAGCAAAGATTTTGGCAGTGAAACCCGCCCGACTCAGCGTGCGGTGGCTTATAATAGTGGGGCGGGGAAAAACCGGGGTTGGGTGTGGGGAAATAGCAGCTCACCAGGTTTCGCCTATAATACTCCAGGCAGCACAGGCGGCTCGGGAGTATCGAGCCCTTTTGATCCTATGAAAGAGTTGCCTGCTGGCAACCCCGGCACCGGTGATGGGGGGAGTGGTGGTGGCGATGGGGGGGGAGGCGGAGGTGACGGCGGGGATGGTGGTGATGGCGGCGATGGATCGGAAACACCGCTGGTCACTCAACTGCCCAAGCCAACGATCAGCCCGACCGGAGGCACCTTCAGTTATGCCAGCTTTCCAGGCTATGTCACGCTCAGCCCCAACGGCGCACCCAGCCAGGGATCACGACTGGAGTATCGGGTCAATAATGGCGGTTGGACACCTTACACAGGGAGCCCAATTACCGTCGCTTCGTCCGATAAATTGGATGCGCGTAACTACGCTACGGACACGGCTCTTTATAAAACCAGCGGCAATGCATCCGCCACATATTATCGCCTAACCACAGGCTTCAGCGGCTCAGGCACCAGCACCTGGGGGAACGCTACGGGCGGAACGAACCTCGTTACCACGGTGGAGAATAGTGAGGAAAGCTCCACCTTTAAACATGGCAACACCAAGTTGGATCTGGGCAATGGCGAGTTTCTTGATGCTGGGGTGGAAAACGTGCTCACCTTCACTCCCGGCGAGTTCGAGACCATCGTGCCTAACACGTGGTTCAATTTGGGTGAGTTGATCATGTTCAATGGCACCACGTTCTATAACAGTGAAGCGGATGGGGTAACACTGAGTATCAATCTGAACCTCACCCAGCCTGCTCAGAATGCGGTGGTGCACGTCAACCTGGGGCTGATCAGCACAGACAATACCAGCGACCGCCTCTCCAGTGCCGACATCGTGGAACTGCGTAACCCCACCACCGATCTCAAGGTCACCGTGGATGGTGTGGAATACCGATTGGAATTGAGCTGGGCCACGCTCGATCCCGGTGCAGGCGTCGTGCAGGGAAATCAGTTCCTCGTGTTCGAAGGGGCCTCCGCCAGCGCTGCTCTAAGAGGGCGCTTCGTCAGCAATCACTAACCGCAACGTCATTCATGGAAGATATCAACGAAAGAAGTCAACTCGGCTACCGGATGCTTCACCTCTCGAAGGATCCCGGGGTGAGTGACTTTTACATCACCCCATGGGAGCCGCTGACCTACAAGCGGAATGGCAAGCTGTTCTTTGATTCCTTCATCTATCAGCCCGAGCGCCCGCTCGAATTCACACCTGGATGTGTCGACTACGCCCTGACTTTGGGGAACCGCCGTTATCGTGTGAACCGCATGGTGACTCGGGGGCGTCCGCGGTGGGTCATGCGGCTGCTGCCTGAGAGCATCCCCGACATCAGCAAGCTCATGGTGCCACCTGCGGCCATCAAAGCCTTCCTGGAAGCGAAGAACGGACTCTTTTTGGTCTGCGGTGCTACTGGTTCCGGTAAATCCACCACGATTGCCTCAATGATCTTGGAGCGTGCCAAGCGCCGTCAAGAGCACGTGCTCACGTTTGAGGATCCGATTGAGTTCGTTTATCCACCGGGCATTCCTTCCCTCGTCTCTCAGCGTGAGATCGGCACGGACGAGTTGGATTTCAGCAAATCCCTACGGGCCGCTCTTCGTCAGGCTCCAGATGTGATTCTGGTGGGTGAGATTCGTGACGGTGAAACAGCGGAGATTGCTCTGCAAGCAGCTGAAACCGGTCACGTCGTGGTGGCTACATTGCACACCTCCAGCGCAGCGCAGACCGTGCAGCGTTATCTGAAGCTCATTCCCAGTGATCGTATGGAGAACGCCACGCTTTCCTTTGCGGATAGCTTCCGGGGGATTCTCTGCCAGCGTCTGCTCTTTGACGAGACTCGCGGCAAGCGGTTCCCAATTCACGAGCTGCTACTGCCCTATGACTCCGTCTGCGGCATGATCCGTCGCGGTGAGTTTAAGAACCTGGAGCAGGAACTCGAAGCCGGTTTTACCCGCGGCATGATCAGCTTCGAGCGCTGCCTCAGCTTCCGCCAGCAAGATGGCTGGAGACCGACGCAGACCCGTAAGACCGGCTACGCCGAGCATGAAGTTTACGATTACCTCTCACGAGAAAACCTGACCTCCGTTTATGCTGTTGGATGAAATCAAATCTGTTCTGAGCTTCGACGCTTTCAAACCGGAGGCGGACGATGCGAGTGTTTCCTGGGGGCGGCGCTTCGAGGGCCGCAAGACTCTGCTGCTCAATGTGAGCCGTAACCAGACGAGCTGGCGCGGTATCAATAAAAAAGGCCGCTTCGATGATGGTGGCGTGATGGAGGGCGAGTTTGCCGACATCGCCCCCCAGCGGGCGGATGAGTGGCGCATGATGGCCGATGGAGGCTGGTGTGTGGTCTCGATCAACAACCGCTTCATCATGAGCCTGGAGAATAACATGATGCGTGGTGACAACTGCGTGAATCTCCTGCGCACGAATCCTCGTGCCGTGCTCGGGCCTAAGTTTGATCGCGGTAAACGTTACGCCATTTGCCACCACCCGGAGACCTCTGCCAGCATGCTCTTGGCTTGTGAGGAGAGCATGGTGAAAGTGACCGAAGATGTGCTCCGGACCATCGGCATCCGTCCGGGGCGGGTCTGCTGCGGGCTGTTTGCCCTCAATGAGTATGCGGTGCATCAGCTCTATGTCGCTCAACGGGGTTCCGTGCCGCCCAACATGGTGCTCGTCTCCGCATGTGAAGGTTCGATCGGTGTGTTGGTGCAGCAAGATGGTCAGTGGAAGGAGTTGCGCTGTCGAAGTGGTCTGGGACCGGATGCGGTGGAAACCTCTCTCCAGATCATCAGCCCGCTGCTTCAGAAGGTGCCTCAAGGCAGCCCGGTCTATTTCATCAGTGAAGGTCAGGATGCCAAATTCCGGGCAGACCTCTTTGTGCATCTGGAACGTGTCGGCGCTGTGGACATGACACAAGATGACATCCTCTGGAGAGCCATCGGTATCCACTAACCAACCTTTAAAATTTAGCTATGTCCGAATACATTTGTCACGACTTCAAGACGCCACGGACGGATACCTCCAAACGGCTGCCGAATTCATTCAAGCTGGTGCCTCTAGCCTTTTACCTAGCCCTGGTAGGCGGCACTTATTTCATGACCATGGATTGGCTGGCATATAAAAAAGCTCAACAAGCCAAGCAGCAGTTTGAGCAGGTGCGTAAGGAGCATGAAGGGGTGAGCAAGCAGCTCATGAATGAGAAGATGGCACTGGACGCAGAAACGGCCAAGGCCGAGGTCGTGGCCAAATGGGTAGAAGGCGCACGGAATATCCAGCCTATCAGTGTGGCCATTGCTCGAGCCATGCCACCAGAGGTGCGTATCTCGGATCTCTCGATCGAGCGTGGCGATCAGGTTCCCGCCAACCTCTCTCTGACGCTGCGTATCAACGGTGGTTCAGCCACAGAGGTGGCGCTGGTGGATAGCAGCATCACCCGCCTGAACTATCGCTCCTATTCACCCCAGCAGAGTAAGAACGGCGACATCATCGAATATCGATCCACGCTGGTTCGCCAGGAACAATAACTCTTTTCCCTCGAATGAATCCCAAGCAACTCGCCTGTGTGGTGCTGATGATGTTCATCGGTGTCATCACCTATTTTGGTCAGATCGTTCACCAGAAAGTGACGGCTATGAAAAAGTCCGCCAGCCTGGCTGAGCAGGATGCCATCACCGCAGAAGGAGCACGCCAAGCCGCAGAGATCCTCACGGCTCGCACGAAGGCTGAGACCGAAGACATCCGGCGTTTCCTGCAGGCCTGGGTGCCGCATGTGGATCGTTCACAGACAGAACAAGAGGTGGAAAGCGCCATTGAATTCAGTCTTCGTGAGCGTGGGATCACGCTGGTGAGAACTCGTAAAACTGAAATCAAAAGCTTCCGTGACAATAAACTCATTCCCCGGGCGGTCCTCACCACGATCGTGATCGAAGATGAGTATGCCAAGGTGATGAATTGGTTAGGTGACGTGG
This genomic interval carries:
- a CDS encoding peptidylprolyl isomerase, translating into METSKGDIEIELDAAKAPGTVANFVKYVKKGHYDGLVFHRVIPDFMIQGGGFTPDMEQKETEAPIQNEAKNGLKNVRGSLAMARTPNPHSASSQFFVNLKDNTFLDYPGQDGWGYCVFGKVSKGMEVVDQIAAVKTGNKGPHQNVPAEPVVIKSAKVVE
- a CDS encoding type II secretion system protein GspD; this encodes MHTSRLTLLVLFIGASLAFPLRQARAQLGGSPFNFSSSLYEAEASKLRDAPPQQYDFSNAILSDVLRFLATDAGISFFSLPNDSPEGSRQITFSIRSSPFRVLETLCKANELAIIPDNGIWYIRPADDKELIGKSYQIRYNSLEKVDRVSSGSGLGLTPVGGSGGSSGGGGVNLQGNQETFSVRRSEIINAIRDLLSLPKEESETGGQGGDVAAAAAALGGVGGDQTKALNSNELSAYRKPKVIWMSDSNTLYVVATRLQHLWVEGYLEAADKPQTLIAIEVKFIETTRDPKREFGIDWTGTFDTGNFRAVDSVTTETDSTTGQEKVIVEYNNTATNGGYRADLTNLLTGANLNAAGGGLAWPALGILSSQDINVKLRAMLRDEETQMTSYPRMVTLNNSEVSFRSVVNQPVLDGTASATVGAGATTTSSIAYLPIGTVLNILPKRMNDDKILLNMAVTVSSIISTEVINGNPYPVASSRIYNAPVEVNSGYTVAVGGLDEAREREGKAGVPFLHSIPLLGKAFKYDSKSKNHKNLMLFITPQIIDARDGGLPPEPQSVIPQKPNQFQPKIPQVDQNSGALLGGPKSLPNAVAYLTRETDILHHTIHEGRITPDESRKLKELKIAVEQLDGQCEVLKQQYPNDYATIYEHQQKLKGLLDRNQQMARLLFSKKYF
- a CDS encoding choice-of-anchor K domain-containing protein encodes the protein MDVALPDPFSHGRSDLRSRSGFSVMELVILIAILGVLVTVVTGVITRQNVALKDTKITSDVATLNQMIAIYTSDGGSLSGITSPQAVLDKLKRTLPQSDWAKHTGPASGRLLDIRLTARVTTSVDPAGKVRAKWDPQKQRFELTSGGGTAVSEFYLDPSLGSKDFGSETRPTQRAVAYNSGAGKNRGWVWGNSSSPGFAYNTPGSTGGSGVSSPFDPMKELPAGNPGTGDGGSGGGDGGGGGGDGGDGGDGGDGSETPLVTQLPKPTISPTGGTFSYASFPGYVTLSPNGAPSQGSRLEYRVNNGGWTPYTGSPITVASSDKLDARNYATDTALYKTSGNASATYYRLTTGFSGSGTSTWGNATGGTNLVTTVENSEESSTFKHGNTKLDLGNGEFLDAGVENVLTFTPGEFETIVPNTWFNLGELIMFNGTTFYNSEADGVTLSINLNLTQPAQNAVVHVNLGLISTDNTSDRLSSADIVELRNPTTDLKVTVDGVEYRLELSWATLDPGAGVVQGNQFLVFEGASASAALRGRFVSNH
- a CDS encoding type IV pilus twitching motility protein PilT; translated protein: MEDINERSQLGYRMLHLSKDPGVSDFYITPWEPLTYKRNGKLFFDSFIYQPERPLEFTPGCVDYALTLGNRRYRVNRMVTRGRPRWVMRLLPESIPDISKLMVPPAAIKAFLEAKNGLFLVCGATGSGKSTTIASMILERAKRRQEHVLTFEDPIEFVYPPGIPSLVSQREIGTDELDFSKSLRAALRQAPDVILVGEIRDGETAEIALQAAETGHVVVATLHTSSAAQTVQRYLKLIPSDRMENATLSFADSFRGILCQRLLFDETRGKRFPIHELLLPYDSVCGMIRRGEFKNLEQELEAGFTRGMISFERCLSFRQQDGWRPTQTRKTGYAEHEVYDYLSRENLTSVYAVG